A window of Thiocapsa bogorovii genomic DNA:
CGATGATCAGGAAGCCCGTATCGCCGGCAACCCGGAAGCAGCGGTCATCCGGAACGCCCGTCGCTGGACTCATCACGGACGCCGGATGCCCGATCAGGTGCTCCGCAACGTTCGCCCCAACCAACTGCAAACGCCACCGTCGAGTGTGCAAGGAATAGTCGGCCGACGCCATGGCTGGCATGAAGCGGCCGAACCGCTACCGCTTGGTTGACAAGCCCAGCGCAGTCCACCGGCGCCGGCGTGGGACTGGGTGGACTTCGCTCTCGCTCGTCCACCCTCCGGGGCCGCAATGTGAAAAACGCGCCCGCGTCGAGTCGCGTCAGTGAGATCCCGGCGAGGTCGAATTAACCTGGCCCATCGATCAACTCCTTGATGAGGATACAGCCTTCAGAAGCCGCTCGCGGAAGCGATGCCGTACGTAGGATCCACTTGAATCGACGGACCCTCTCGGGTCACATCCTCGCGGGTCAAGTGCGCACCCGGCAAAAGCGTCTCCACAAGCGTCGGCCGCCGGCCTGTTAAGATCCATTCACAGAGATGCGCGATCTGATGGGAGATCAGCGGCGGTACGGCGTCGCCGATATGCCGATAGAGGTTCGAGAGGGCCGCGTCGGCGAAGACGAAATCGTTCGGGAAGCCTTGCAGCATGGCCATCTCTCGAACGGAGCACAGGCGGTCTGCCTCCGGATGGGCATAGCGACCGTTGCCGACGTGTGCGCATTCCCGTTTGATGGTCTGCGCGGGCTTACCCCAGGCCATCCTGCCGTAGACGTCGGGATAGGAGCCGAACCGACGCTCCCGCGCGATCCGCTGCATGGCGGGTGTCAGAAGCTGCTCGCGGTCCGGTCGCGACAGCAGGTCCATCCATGAGCCGCCGTCGCGTGGCGTCGCCCTTAGACGGCGGATCACCTCCGGGGAGGCGAAGCCGGGATAGGTCTCGACCCCGCTCGACCGGGGATCGATCGCCGCGAAGGCCCGCCGGACCGTCAACGCGTCGGCGCGCACGCGCCAGCCTTCCCAGAGATCATCGAGCGTCCGCATGGCGAGCGGGCGCTTGACCGCGATGACGATGGCGCGCTCTCTGATCTGCGGCAGACCAAAACGGCTGAGCAGATGGGTTGCACCGGACACCGCGTAGCCAAGCTCGGTCAGATCCCGGCAAAGACCCTGATAGTGGTGCGAGAAGTTGCCCCGAATCAGCTCGCGGGCGTTCTCCATCACCAGGATGTCCACGTCGAGGACGGCGGCGAACTGTGCACAGCGGCGGACCAGGCTATTGCGCAGGTCGTCGCTCAGATG
This region includes:
- a CDS encoding DNA cytosine methyltransferase, which encodes MSQATTCFTLVDLFSGAGGMSFGFHRHPVFQVIAAADAEVGKPSSGGGALQCNATYARNIGVTPVAIDLSSVTADELPERLGLNASTRVNVLSACPPCTGFSRANPSNHLSDDLRNSLVRRCAQFAAVLDVDILVMENARELIRGNFSHHYQGLCRDLTELGYAVSGATHLLSRFGLPQIRERAIVIAVKRPLAMRTLDDLWEGWRVRADALTVRRAFAAIDPRSSGVETYPGFASPEVIRRLRATPRDGGSWMDLLSRPDREQLLTPAMQRIARERRFGSYPDVYGRMAWGKPAQTIKRECAHVGNGRYAHPEADRLCSVREMAMLQGFPNDFVFADAALSNLYRHIGDAVPPLISHQIAHLCEWILTGRRPTLVETLLPGAHLTREDVTREGPSIQVDPTYGIASASGF